The following proteins come from a genomic window of Corynebacterium crudilactis:
- a CDS encoding class II 3-deoxy-7-phosphoheptulonate synthase has protein sequence MSWTVDIPKEVLPDLPPLPEGMQQQFEDTISRDAKQQPTWDRAQAENVRKILESVPPIVVAPEVIELKQKLADVANGKAFLLQGGDCAETFESNTEPHIRANIKTLLQMAVVLTYGASTPVIKMARIAGQYAKPRSSDLDGNGLPNYRGDIVNGVEATPEARRHDPARMIRAYANASAAMNLVRALTSSGTADLYRLSEWNREFVANSPAGARYEALAREIDSGLRFMEACGVSDESLRAAEIYCSHEALLVDYERSMLRLATDEEGNQELYDLSAHQLWIGERTRGLDDFHVNFASMISNPIGIKIGPGITPEEAVAYADKLDPNFEPGRLTVVARMGHDKVRSVLPGVIQAVEASGHKVIWQSDPMHGNTFTASNGYKTRHFDKVIDEVQGFFEVHRALGTHPGGIHIEFTGEDVTECLGGAEDITDVDLPGRYESACDPRLNTQQSLELAFLVAEMLRN, from the coding sequence GTGAGTTGGACAGTTGATATCCCAAAAGAAGTTCTCCCTGATTTGCCGCCATTGCCAGAAGGCATGCAGCAACAGTTCGAGGACACCATTTCCCGAGATGCTAAGCAGCAACCTACCTGGGATCGTGCGCAAGCTGAAAATGTGCGCAAGATCTTAGAATCGGTGCCTCCTATCGTCGTAGCGCCAGAAGTAATTGAGCTGAAGCAAAAGCTTGCTGATGTTGCTAACGGCAAGGCATTTCTTCTGCAGGGCGGTGACTGTGCAGAGACTTTCGAGTCAAACACTGAGCCACATATCCGCGCAAACATCAAGACTTTGCTACAGATGGCAGTGGTTTTGACTTATGGTGCATCCACCCCTGTCATCAAGATGGCTCGTATTGCTGGTCAGTACGCGAAGCCACGTTCTTCTGATCTTGATGGAAATGGTCTTCCTAATTACCGTGGCGATATCGTCAACGGTGTGGAGGCAACTCCAGAAGCTCGTCGTCACGATCCTGCACGCATGATTCGTGCGTATGCCAATGCATCTGCAGCCATGAACCTTGTTCGTGCTCTTACCAGCTCTGGTACCGCAGATCTTTACCGATTGAGCGAGTGGAACCGTGAGTTCGTCGCTAACTCACCAGCAGGAGCCCGCTATGAGGCTTTGGCTCGGGAGATTGATTCTGGTCTTCGTTTCATGGAGGCGTGTGGCGTTTCCGATGAATCCCTACGTGCTGCTGAGATTTACTGCTCTCACGAAGCTTTGCTGGTTGATTATGAGCGCTCCATGCTGCGCCTTGCTACCGATGAAGAAGGTAACCAGGAACTTTATGATCTTTCCGCACACCAGCTGTGGATCGGCGAGCGTACCCGAGGACTGGACGATTTCCATGTGAACTTCGCGTCCATGATCTCTAACCCAATCGGCATCAAGATTGGTCCTGGTATTACTCCAGAAGAAGCTGTCGCTTACGCCGATAAGCTTGATCCAAATTTCGAGCCAGGTCGTTTGACTGTCGTTGCTCGTATGGGCCACGATAAGGTTCGTTCTGTTCTACCAGGTGTCATTCAGGCAGTAGAAGCATCCGGACACAAGGTTATTTGGCAGTCTGATCCGATGCATGGAAATACTTTCACCGCGTCTAATGGTTATAAGACCCGACACTTTGACAAAGTCATTGATGAAGTCCAGGGCTTCTTCGAAGTGCACCGTGCATTGGGCACTCACCCAGGTGGCATTCACATTGAATTCACTGGTGAAGATGTTACTGAGTGCCTTGGTGGCGCGGAAGATATCACTGATGTTGATCTTCCAGGCCGCTACGAGTCTGCATGTGATCCTCGTCTGAATACTCAGCAATCACTGGAGCTAGCTTTCCTCGTGGCAGAAATGCTGCGTAACTAA
- a CDS encoding polyadenylate-specific 3'-exoribonuclease AS, producing MRYFYDTEFIEDGRTIELVSIGIVAEDGREYYAVSTEFDSSKANAWVRANVLDKLPNPSSKVWKSSDTIKREVYAFLTSAGTPPELWAWVGAYDHVLLAQMWGDMAGLPREIPRFTRELKQYWDMAGRPTLPVLPKGNHDALVDARHNLAKFNVCMAALPLGKKDRVF from the coding sequence GTGCGTTATTTTTATGATACTGAGTTCATTGAAGATGGGCGCACGATCGAATTGGTTTCTATCGGAATCGTTGCCGAAGACGGCCGTGAGTATTATGCGGTGTCCACAGAGTTTGATTCTTCCAAGGCAAATGCGTGGGTGCGCGCCAATGTGCTGGATAAACTTCCGAATCCATCTTCAAAAGTGTGGAAATCTTCTGACACTATCAAGCGAGAAGTTTATGCTTTTCTGACTTCCGCAGGAACTCCGCCGGAGCTATGGGCTTGGGTGGGTGCTTATGATCATGTTTTGCTCGCCCAAATGTGGGGCGATATGGCAGGGCTTCCACGAGAGATTCCGCGGTTTACCCGTGAACTGAAACAGTATTGGGATATGGCTGGACGCCCTACTTTGCCGGTGCTGCCAAAAGGCAATCATGATGCGTTGGTGGATGCTCGCCATAACCTAGCTAAATTCAACGTATGTATGGCAGCGTTGCCATTGGGTAAAAAGGATCGTGTTTTTTAG
- a CDS encoding glycosyltransferase 87 family protein, giving the protein MHGEKLVDISRKTPRKFQWSDTTSNPTLRKALLALSTLAILLTLWPSIFNVRAIESFVFFFHIDTDVYRAGAQAFLHGENLYTQDYKVGGIQLPFTYPPIAAALFVPLAILASSVAGVALTLISTVLLWWCVAIVMRRMFKSLSDTDSRFISYLILPLALSTEPVFQTLQFGQVNVILMALVLMDTFTKKPWLPRGFWIGLAASIKLTPAVFGLYFLVKKDWKGAGVAIASGIGFSALAFLFLPSSSKIYWTETLNDPSRIGNLSYITNQSVRGLLSRLMHENQELVEKLWLVAVALCLAGVAVAMWRVGRAGNIYGALLLNSLIALLCSPVSWSHHWVWLIPMAVGLAASSWNQRNSAPSTAATAGVLALLTTIPMFITTFWTMPYDSESYPFWPLILQPSGNSYVVVVIAIVIVAIINPRIFGATSDTDAAPATSSIRMQASPALLVVMAITFFYLLAHIWYKGNDHNEALIQYPLHVLEGDGLTDFGEVIFKVLTTSNNLLALWVVGALNVSALAITVWFLLNKFGKRINSTLVFLSIIAITLMMFATQDALQFGSLTLVALALITVDMLSEREILGRRGLLTGLATALFGWPILILVGFLIQRRYAATITTAASAVVLWGLGVLINSEPFNLNLLRQWFSGRDGRDNLSFYAFLARWVSDSPIVMVIWFIIGLGIGAWAISRAWKNDNTELAAALSIALPLLVLPTVELHFLVLLIPVVAVLAQQGRVAVLYLIGFISLVSWTPQHLSYSTVFPLNDPAPQGYVTHFGWYLLVEPMAVAPAAIILGVFIACGLNRTEKTSAELVAA; this is encoded by the coding sequence ATGCACGGTGAAAAACTAGTGGATATTTCTCGGAAAACTCCTAGAAAATTCCAATGGAGCGATACAACATCCAATCCGACGTTAAGAAAGGCTTTATTAGCCCTTTCAACACTCGCGATTCTCCTGACTTTATGGCCTTCAATTTTTAATGTTCGCGCGATTGAATCGTTCGTATTCTTCTTCCACATCGATACAGATGTGTACCGCGCAGGTGCTCAAGCTTTCCTACACGGAGAAAACTTGTACACACAGGACTACAAAGTTGGCGGCATCCAGCTCCCTTTCACTTACCCACCAATCGCTGCAGCGCTTTTTGTCCCTTTGGCAATCCTGGCCAGCAGTGTCGCAGGTGTAGCTCTTACGCTCATCTCCACAGTGCTGCTGTGGTGGTGTGTAGCAATTGTCATGCGACGGATGTTTAAATCCCTCTCAGATACTGATTCTCGTTTTATTTCTTATCTGATTCTGCCTTTGGCGCTCTCTACCGAACCAGTTTTCCAAACTTTGCAGTTCGGCCAAGTAAATGTCATTTTGATGGCTCTGGTTCTCATGGATACCTTCACAAAGAAGCCTTGGCTACCTCGTGGTTTTTGGATCGGTTTGGCGGCATCCATCAAACTCACCCCTGCCGTGTTTGGTCTCTACTTCTTGGTGAAAAAAGACTGGAAAGGCGCCGGCGTAGCTATTGCTTCGGGCATTGGTTTTTCTGCCTTAGCGTTCCTCTTTTTACCGTCAAGCTCAAAGATCTACTGGACTGAAACGCTCAATGATCCTTCCCGCATTGGCAATCTATCTTATATCACCAATCAATCAGTGCGTGGTTTGCTTAGCCGGTTGATGCATGAAAACCAGGAACTCGTCGAAAAGCTTTGGCTTGTTGCCGTGGCCTTGTGCCTGGCTGGTGTCGCTGTAGCAATGTGGCGCGTTGGACGCGCTGGCAATATCTACGGCGCCCTGTTGCTGAACTCCTTGATCGCTTTGCTGTGTTCCCCGGTATCGTGGTCACACCACTGGGTGTGGCTCATTCCGATGGCTGTTGGTTTGGCTGCAAGTTCATGGAATCAAAGAAACTCTGCACCCTCAACTGCTGCTACCGCAGGCGTGCTTGCATTGCTGACGACGATCCCGATGTTTATCACGACATTTTGGACCATGCCTTATGATTCAGAATCCTATCCATTTTGGCCACTGATACTGCAGCCTTCTGGCAATTCATATGTGGTTGTCGTCATTGCTATTGTCATCGTCGCGATTATAAATCCACGAATTTTTGGCGCTACCAGCGATACTGACGCTGCGCCGGCAACAAGCTCAATCCGTATGCAAGCCTCCCCTGCCTTGCTTGTCGTTATGGCCATCACCTTTTTCTATTTGCTGGCTCATATTTGGTACAAAGGCAACGACCACAACGAAGCTCTCATCCAATACCCTCTACACGTCCTTGAGGGCGATGGATTAACTGATTTCGGAGAGGTTATTTTTAAGGTCTTAACCACCTCTAATAACCTTCTCGCTCTCTGGGTTGTCGGAGCCTTAAATGTTTCCGCTTTAGCTATCACAGTGTGGTTCCTCCTTAATAAATTTGGGAAGCGCATTAATAGCACACTAGTTTTCTTGAGCATCATCGCAATCACGCTCATGATGTTTGCTACACAAGATGCCTTGCAATTTGGTTCTCTCACACTCGTCGCGCTGGCATTAATTACCGTGGATATGCTGAGTGAAAGAGAAATACTTGGTCGCCGAGGACTTCTCACAGGTCTTGCTACAGCCCTTTTCGGTTGGCCTATCTTGATTCTTGTCGGATTCCTGATTCAACGCCGGTATGCAGCAACAATCACCACTGCAGCATCTGCTGTGGTGCTGTGGGGCTTGGGGGTTCTTATCAACTCAGAACCATTTAACCTCAATCTTTTGCGCCAATGGTTTAGCGGACGCGATGGCCGGGATAACCTCTCCTTCTACGCATTCCTTGCTCGTTGGGTTAGCGATTCCCCGATAGTGATGGTCATCTGGTTCATTATCGGTTTGGGCATTGGTGCCTGGGCAATTAGTCGCGCATGGAAAAATGACAATACCGAGCTTGCCGCAGCGCTCAGCATTGCGCTGCCCCTGCTTGTCCTGCCTACGGTGGAGCTGCACTTCCTCGTCTTGTTGATTCCCGTAGTTGCAGTCCTAGCACAACAAGGCCGTGTAGCAGTGCTTTATCTGATTGGATTTATTTCCCTCGTATCGTGGACACCCCAGCATCTTTCCTACTCCACAGTATTCCCACTCAATGATCCTGCCCCGCAAGGATATGTCACTCACTTTGGTTGGTACTTGCTGGTCGAGCCAATGGCTGTTGCACCCGCAGCCATTATCCTTGGAGTTTTTATCGCTTGTGGGCTCAATCGCACTGAGAAAACCTCCGCAGAACTTGTAGCAGCATAA
- a CDS encoding acyltransferase family protein → MKPGNLHPAQPQATAPKNKSRMDWPDIAKGISILGVVLLHVALAIPGGQDTLLSQLNSLLDPLRMPLFFMVSGFFAVKVLNQSFGELFQTRLWFYIVPYVIWTPINLYFHRLEGTIFTGREPGTLDWYATSFFLSTNMYWFLYYLTMFNLFLWATRKLPGWAIATLVASLWLLMPAFGEVELLRKTIIYLPIFLIGVYFRPLIIRFAEAATKPKTIVISVALYVAGLALGVISKTMQNAQNHGATILWLMKLRDDFAHVLGGELNGFEMDHLPGTIIRIISLPAGIMLCVWLARIGPVGALLKFLGRHTLPIYIGHALGLSLIFGFCIRWNFMEIDNNAESMWHHTPIWMGIAFACAMLGGYLIHMLSRVPVFGWSLVPPKLPFLSEKPAPQVEQQLNAPTTSQGVR, encoded by the coding sequence GTGAAACCTGGAAATCTACACCCAGCCCAACCACAGGCGACGGCACCTAAAAATAAGTCTCGTATGGATTGGCCAGATATCGCCAAGGGCATTTCAATCCTCGGCGTTGTTCTCCTGCATGTCGCTTTGGCTATTCCCGGTGGCCAAGACACGCTGCTATCGCAGCTCAATTCACTCCTTGACCCACTGCGTATGCCTTTATTCTTTATGGTCAGTGGATTCTTTGCGGTCAAGGTACTCAACCAAAGCTTCGGTGAGCTCTTCCAGACACGGTTGTGGTTCTACATTGTGCCGTATGTGATCTGGACACCAATTAATCTTTACTTTCATCGCCTCGAAGGAACTATTTTTACAGGTAGGGAACCAGGAACGCTGGATTGGTATGCAACATCCTTTTTCTTGTCTACCAATATGTACTGGTTCCTCTATTACCTCACCATGTTTAACCTCTTTTTGTGGGCAACGAGGAAACTTCCAGGTTGGGCAATTGCTACATTAGTAGCTTCGCTGTGGTTACTGATGCCAGCATTCGGAGAAGTTGAGCTCTTGCGCAAAACTATTATTTACCTCCCCATATTCCTCATTGGCGTATATTTCCGTCCACTGATTATTCGTTTTGCAGAAGCAGCAACAAAGCCTAAAACGATAGTTATTTCTGTTGCCTTGTACGTAGCTGGCCTGGCTCTTGGAGTTATTTCCAAGACGATGCAAAATGCGCAGAATCATGGTGCCACGATTTTATGGTTGATGAAGCTACGAGACGATTTTGCACACGTATTAGGCGGAGAACTAAATGGTTTTGAGATGGACCACTTGCCAGGGACTATCATCAGGATTATCTCTTTGCCAGCCGGAATTATGTTGTGCGTATGGCTGGCAAGAATTGGTCCAGTTGGTGCATTGCTGAAATTCCTGGGTCGGCATACGCTGCCGATTTATATTGGACATGCGTTAGGCCTATCTCTTATCTTTGGGTTCTGCATACGCTGGAATTTCATGGAGATAGATAACAATGCAGAGAGCATGTGGCATCATACGCCTATCTGGATGGGGATTGCTTTTGCATGTGCCATGCTTGGCGGTTACTTAATCCACATGCTTTCCCGCGTGCCAGTTTTCGGATGGAGCCTTGTTCCTCCGAAGTTGCCTTTCCTGTCTGAAAAGCCTGCTCCACAAGTTGAACAGCAGCTAAATGCGCCTACAACTTCTCAGGGCGTACGGTAG
- a CDS encoding lysophospholipid acyltransferase family protein produces MNNNWYRFFKYVLIGPFLRVYNRPEIEGKENIPAEGAAICASNHQAVMDSFYFPLLCPRQLTFPAKAEYFTSPGISGRMQKWFFTSAGQIPLDRTADNAMDSLMNTAKAVLDRGDLFGIYPEGSRSPDGRIYKGKTGMAYVAMETGKPVIPVAMIGSRDANPIGSWVPRPAKVRIKIGSPIDPIAFIKEHGLELGSHEAARQLTDHVMFILADLTGQPYVDAYAKDIKNSLEAGKGYPEGTAPSL; encoded by the coding sequence ATGAACAACAACTGGTATCGGTTTTTCAAGTATGTGTTGATTGGCCCATTTTTGCGTGTGTATAACCGCCCAGAGATCGAAGGCAAAGAAAATATTCCTGCCGAAGGCGCAGCCATTTGTGCATCTAACCATCAAGCAGTGATGGATTCTTTCTATTTTCCTTTATTATGCCCAAGGCAGCTCACCTTCCCGGCAAAGGCGGAATATTTCACTTCACCAGGGATTTCTGGCCGTATGCAAAAGTGGTTCTTTACCTCGGCTGGGCAGATTCCCTTGGATCGTACTGCAGACAATGCGATGGATTCTTTAATGAACACGGCTAAAGCAGTGTTGGACCGTGGAGATCTCTTTGGTATTTATCCAGAGGGTTCTCGTTCCCCAGACGGCAGAATTTACAAGGGTAAAACTGGCATGGCTTATGTAGCAATGGAAACAGGAAAACCAGTTATTCCTGTCGCGATGATCGGTAGCCGTGATGCGAATCCGATTGGTAGTTGGGTTCCACGTCCAGCAAAGGTTCGGATTAAAATTGGTAGCCCAATTGATCCGATAGCGTTTATCAAAGAACATGGATTGGAACTTGGTTCGCATGAAGCCGCACGTCAGTTGACTGATCATGTGATGTTTATCTTGGCGGATCTAACTGGTCAGCCGTATGTTGATGCGTACGCCAAAGATATTAAAAATTCTCTGGAAGCAGGGAAAGGCTACCCAGAAGGTACCGCACCTTCACTTTAA
- a CDS encoding ROK family glucokinase, with protein MPQKPASFAVGFDIGGTNMRAGLVDESGRIVTSLSAPSPHTTHALEQGICDLVEQLKTDYPIDSVGLAVAGFLDPECEVVRFAPHLPWRDEPVREKLEKLLGLPVRLEHDANSAAWGEHRFGAAQGADNWVLLALGTGIGAALIEKGEIYRGAYGTAPEFGHLRVVRGGRACACGKDGCLERYCSGTALVYTARELASHGAFLNSGLVEQITLDPNALTGKMITTAARQKDPLGIAVLEDFSEWLGETLSIIADVLDPGLIIIGGGLSSDADLYLDQAVNHYSTRIVGSGYRPLARVGTGQLGGDAGMIGVADLARQSVLESI; from the coding sequence ATGCCACAGAAACCGGCTAGTTTCGCGGTGGGCTTTGACATCGGCGGCACCAACATGCGAGCAGGGCTTGTCGACGAATCCGGGCGCATTGTCACCAGTTTGTCAGCACCGTCGCCACACACCACGCATGCATTGGAACAGGGCATTTGTGACCTGGTTGAACAACTTAAAACTGACTATCCCATTGATTCTGTGGGACTTGCTGTCGCTGGATTTTTGGATCCAGAATGTGAAGTTGTTCGATTCGCACCGCATCTTCCATGGCGAGATGAGCCAGTGCGTGAAAAGCTCGAAAAACTTCTTGGCCTCCCAGTTCGTTTAGAACATGATGCCAACTCCGCAGCGTGGGGCGAACACCGTTTTGGTGCGGCTCAAGGGGCAGATAACTGGGTACTCCTTGCACTGGGAACCGGAATTGGTGCAGCGCTTATTGAAAAAGGCGAGATTTATCGTGGCGCATACGGCACTGCTCCAGAATTTGGTCACCTGCGAGTTGTCCGTGGTGGACGCGCCTGTGCATGCGGTAAAGATGGCTGCTTAGAACGTTATTGTTCAGGCACAGCATTGGTTTATACTGCGCGAGAGCTAGCTTCACATGGTGCTTTCCTCAACAGCGGATTAGTAGAGCAGATCACACTTGATCCGAATGCTTTGACCGGCAAAATGATCACCACAGCTGCACGGCAAAAAGATCCGCTAGGAATCGCAGTGCTAGAAGATTTCAGTGAATGGTTAGGAGAGACTCTCTCCATCATTGCTGATGTTCTTGATCCAGGTTTGATCATTATCGGTGGAGGTTTATCTTCTGATGCAGATCTATATCTTGACCAAGCAGTGAACCATTATTCGACACGGATCGTTGGCTCTGGATACCGACCGCTAGCGCGTGTTGGCACCGGACAACTAGGCGGAGACGCTGGCATGATTGGTGTTGCAGACCTGGCTCGACAATCTGTGCTCGAGTCGATTTAG
- the pimB gene encoding GDP-mannose-dependent monoacylated alpha-(1-6)-phosphatidylinositol monomannoside mannosyltransferase, whose protein sequence is MATPRKTLVVTNDFPPRVGGIQSYLRDFIATQDPDSIVVFASTQNAEEARAYDATLDYEVIRWPRSIMLPSPTTAHAMTEIIHARDIDNVWFGAAAPLALMATQAKQAGASKIIASTHGHEVGWSMLPGARQALGKIGAEVDVLTYISQYTLGRFRSAFGAQPEYVHLPSGVDIHTFKPVDAVHRSATRQKLGLTGTTPVIACISRLVPRKGQDSLIHAMPKVIEARPDAQLLIVGSGRYEQTLRRQAENLKDNVRFLGRLEYQDMVDTLAAVDIFAMPARTRGGGLDVEGLGIVYLEAQASGVPVIAGTSGGAPETVTPATGVVVEGADVDKLAATIIELLDDPIRRAAMGSAGRAHVEQQWAWEIMGERLNNILQS, encoded by the coding sequence GTGGCTACACCTCGTAAAACACTAGTAGTGACCAATGATTTTCCACCTCGGGTGGGTGGAATCCAAAGCTATCTCCGGGACTTCATTGCTACCCAAGATCCAGATTCCATTGTGGTTTTTGCTTCTACACAAAATGCGGAGGAAGCGCGAGCTTATGATGCCACGTTGGATTATGAGGTAATCAGGTGGCCGCGTTCGATTATGCTGCCGTCGCCTACTACTGCGCATGCGATGACGGAGATTATTCATGCGCGCGATATCGATAATGTGTGGTTTGGGGCAGCAGCACCACTGGCGTTAATGGCCACACAGGCGAAACAAGCTGGGGCAAGCAAGATTATTGCCTCTACTCATGGACATGAGGTGGGGTGGTCGATGCTACCCGGTGCACGGCAAGCCTTAGGAAAGATTGGCGCAGAGGTTGATGTGCTGACCTATATTTCGCAATATACCCTTGGTCGATTTCGTAGTGCCTTTGGTGCGCAGCCTGAATATGTGCATTTGCCTTCAGGTGTAGATATTCATACTTTTAAGCCTGTTGATGCGGTACATCGTAGTGCTACGCGTCAGAAACTTGGTCTGACAGGAACCACTCCGGTCATAGCGTGTATTTCACGGTTGGTGCCGCGTAAAGGCCAAGACTCTTTAATTCACGCTATGCCAAAAGTCATCGAAGCGCGGCCTGATGCGCAGCTGCTGATCGTGGGTAGTGGTCGTTATGAACAAACGCTTCGGCGTCAGGCGGAAAACCTCAAGGATAATGTGAGGTTTTTGGGCCGCCTTGAGTATCAAGACATGGTGGATACCTTGGCTGCTGTAGATATCTTTGCAATGCCTGCACGCACGCGTGGTGGCGGATTAGATGTTGAAGGTTTAGGCATCGTTTATCTGGAGGCGCAAGCCAGCGGAGTTCCTGTTATCGCTGGCACCTCTGGTGGCGCGCCAGAAACCGTTACTCCGGCAACTGGCGTCGTTGTGGAGGGGGCGGACGTCGACAAGCTAGCTGCAACGATAATTGAGCTTCTCGATGATCCGATCCGCCGCGCCGCGATGGGCTCGGCCGGGCGAGCGCACGTGGAACAGCAATGGGCCTGGGAAATCATGGGGGAGCGGCTGAATAATATTTTGCAGAGCTAA
- a CDS encoding C40 family peptidase, with translation MFGQRSASIIAACVIASTLFLVPEAVYGEEIDQLIDDIEVVSQETSAQNEAVKQLELDIQAREETISRVQEQSGSFREAADAASQNVDAYRSEINRIAQAKYRGTVTDPLSIAVSAEDPQNAIDRMSYLATLTKDTSDVVEALNQETEKSAEAVYQANRTKAEAEFQLGQLKVRQAELDAEKEQLDARKTEIRDRVDTLSPEERELWVSKNGPLEIDLTELLGLSSKTSGAVEAALSKLGSPYGWGAIGPNEFDCSGLIYWAYQQMGKSLPRTSQSQMAGGTPVGRDQLQPGDVIGYYPGATHVGMYIGDGKIVHASDYGIPVQVVSVDSAPFYGARRY, from the coding sequence ATGTTTGGTCAAAGGTCTGCGAGTATTATCGCGGCATGTGTGATTGCCAGCACCTTATTTTTAGTCCCCGAAGCTGTATACGGTGAAGAAATCGACCAGCTGATTGACGATATTGAGGTTGTCTCCCAAGAGACATCTGCGCAGAATGAAGCTGTAAAGCAGCTTGAGCTAGATATTCAAGCGCGGGAGGAAACAATCTCGAGAGTTCAAGAACAGTCTGGAAGTTTCCGAGAGGCCGCTGATGCAGCTTCTCAGAATGTAGATGCTTATCGTTCGGAAATTAACCGGATTGCCCAGGCGAAGTACAGAGGCACTGTTACAGATCCTTTGAGCATTGCCGTATCTGCAGAAGATCCTCAAAATGCAATTGATCGAATGAGTTATCTTGCCACGCTTACTAAAGACACCAGCGATGTAGTTGAGGCGCTTAATCAGGAGACTGAAAAGTCTGCGGAAGCTGTGTATCAAGCCAACCGCACTAAAGCGGAAGCTGAATTTCAGTTGGGACAGCTGAAAGTTCGTCAGGCTGAGCTTGATGCAGAAAAAGAGCAACTCGATGCTCGGAAGACGGAAATTCGAGATCGCGTTGATACATTGAGTCCAGAGGAACGAGAGCTCTGGGTGTCAAAGAATGGTCCGTTAGAAATAGATCTCACAGAATTGTTGGGTCTATCTTCAAAAACTTCTGGGGCGGTGGAAGCAGCACTGTCTAAGTTGGGAAGCCCATATGGGTGGGGTGCAATTGGTCCTAATGAGTTCGATTGTTCGGGATTGATTTACTGGGCGTACCAACAAATGGGTAAATCTTTGCCCCGCACCTCTCAATCACAAATGGCCGGCGGAACTCCTGTGGGACGTGACCAATTGCAGCCAGGTGATGTTATTGGCTATTACCCGGGGGCGACGCACGTGGGCATGTATATTGGTGACGGAAAAATTGTGCACGCCTCAGATTACGGAATCCCTGTTCAGGTGGTATCTGTTGATTCAGCACCGTTTTATGGTGCGCGTCGCTATTAA
- a CDS encoding C40 family peptidase: protein MGKHRRSNSTAARNAVAASAVALGATAAIASPAQAAEIVVPNTGFSIDVAGIENTPGLNNVPGIDQWIPSLSSQAAPTAYAAVVDAPAAPVQAAPASNGQAIVDAARTKIGAPYGWGAVGPNAFDCSGLTSWAYSQVGKSIPRTSQAQAAQGTPVAYSDLQAGDIVAFYSGATHVGIYSGHGTVIHALNSATPLSEHSLDYMPFHSAVRF from the coding sequence GTGGGTAAACATCGTCGCAGCAATTCAACCGCAGCTCGTAATGCTGTTGCAGCATCTGCAGTTGCGCTTGGCGCTACAGCAGCTATCGCTTCTCCAGCACAGGCAGCTGAGATTGTTGTTCCTAACACCGGATTCAGCATTGATGTAGCTGGTATTGAAAACACTCCAGGTCTCAACAACGTTCCTGGTATTGATCAGTGGATCCCTTCCTTGAGCAGTCAGGCTGCTCCAACTGCTTACGCAGCAGTTGTTGATGCACCTGCAGCGCCTGTACAGGCAGCTCCAGCGAGCAACGGCCAGGCAATTGTAGATGCTGCTCGTACCAAGATTGGTGCACCATACGGTTGGGGTGCTGTTGGTCCAAACGCTTTCGATTGCTCTGGACTAACTTCTTGGGCGTATAGCCAGGTTGGCAAGTCCATCCCACGTACTTCCCAGGCTCAGGCTGCACAGGGCACTCCAGTTGCCTACTCTGATCTTCAGGCTGGCGACATCGTTGCGTTCTACTCAGGTGCAACTCACGTTGGCATCTACTCCGGTCATGGCACCGTCATTCACGCACTGAACAGCGCAACTCCTCTGTCAGAGCATTCTTTGGATTACATGCCATTCCACTCTGCAGTTCGTTTCTAA